A genomic stretch from Pseudoliparis swirei isolate HS2019 ecotype Mariana Trench chromosome 18, NWPU_hadal_v1, whole genome shotgun sequence includes:
- the LOC130207917 gene encoding LOW QUALITY PROTEIN: uncharacterized protein LOC130207917 (The sequence of the model RefSeq protein was modified relative to this genomic sequence to represent the inferred CDS: deleted 1 base in 1 codon; substituted 1 base at 1 genomic stop codon): FKLVHIHFMAAFNNLNSPQSLEFINIGAPACVVAXSVAEYIYPNNETQIQFVNTQLDVMLTDIVYNARNLKKISQPFNNSDVLLNGLTSQTPEITNITYLEYYVNFSQFANYTAEIINGQWQCVGPRKTNPDYSHQHGGSTCRRYLEESSLERFYGPQCDLFSHRFGSLAAALLLFIIIIAVIVTITTQLLGHDKYGVDTSKPQEPASKSHDHNHSTSEERLTRHALCELKAFMPSCSRTRKRSNSYNRRLFAFEEDFFDFSVTSASTFFWSSLI, from the exons tttaaattGGTCCACATACATTTTATGGCGGCTTTTAATAATCTTAACTCACCTCAATCGTTGGAATTCATCAACATTGGAGC ACCAGCATGTGTTGTTGCATAAAGCGTGGCGGAGTACATTTATCCAAACAATGAAACTCAAATCCAGTTTGTCAACACTCAGCTTGATGTT ATGTTGACAGATATCGTATATAACGCAAGAAATCTCAAGAAGATTTCTCAGCCCTTTAACAATTCAGACGTGCTGTTAAATGGACTCACATCTCAGACACCTGAGATCACAA ATATCACATATCTGGAGTATTATGTCAACTTCTCACAGTTTGCCAATTATACTGCAGAGATCATAAATGGTCAATGGCAGTGTGTTGGACCTCGCAAAACAAACCCTGACTACAGTCATCAACATGGAGGGTCAACCTGTAG GCGTTACCTTGAGGAGTCTAGCCTTGAGCGGTTTTATGGCCCACAGTGTGACCTCTTCAGTCACAGGTTTGGATCACTGGCAGCAGCACTCCTGCTCTTCATTATCATAATTGCTGTCATCGTCACTATCACAACCCAGCTCTTAGGCCATGACAAATATGGCGTGGACACTT CCAAACCACAGGAACCGGCATCAAAGTCCCACGACCACAACCACTCCACCAGTGAGGAGAGACTAACCCGCCATGCGCTGTGCGAGCTCAAGGCTTTTATGCCCTCCTGCTCTCGGACCAG GAAAAGAAGCAACTCTTATAACCGAAGACTGTTTGCTTTTGAAGAagatttctttgacttctcGGTTACAAGTGCGTCCACTTTTTTTTGGTCATCactgatttaa
- the mrps16 gene encoding 28S ribosomal protein S16, mitochondrial gives MVHLSSLLLKNYHGGYVVIRFALAGHKQANRPFYRIVAAYNKRARDGKYLEQLGTYDPLPNIYNEKLVSFNFDRIKYWIGCGAHPTKPVAKLLGLAGFFPLHPMTITESERQRAQTELMATEDVLQEGQKEAEV, from the exons ATGGTTCATTTAT CATCACTCCTGCTTAAGAACTACCACGGAGGTTACGTTGTCATCCGATTTGCTCTTGCAGGCCACAAACAAGCTAACAGACCTTTTTATCGAATCGTGGCAGCGTACAACAAAAGGGCAAGAGATGGTAAATATTTAGAGCAGCTTGGTACCTACGACCCCCTGCCCAACATCTACAATGAGAAACTTGTCAGTTTCAACTTCGACCGAATCAAGTACTGGATCGGTTGTGGCGCACATCCTACAAAGCCAGTGGCCAAACTTCTAG GGTTGGCAGGATTTTTCCCTCTGCACCCAATGACGATAACAGAGTCAGAGCGTCAGAGAGCACAGACAGAGCTGATGGCAACAGAAGATGTTCTGCAGGAGGGACAGAAGGAGGCGGAAGTGTGA